In Miscanthus floridulus cultivar M001 chromosome 5, ASM1932011v1, whole genome shotgun sequence, one genomic interval encodes:
- the LOC136454311 gene encoding exocyst complex component EXO70C1-like yields MADALVAAGYMTECSQMFLVARRNAFDSTLQGLGYEKSNIDDVVKMTWEALEAVIVTWTKAFRHAINVGLSTEHELCTRVFAGRHAAVGHDIFVDLSRCVMLHMLSFTEAVAMIKRTTKKLFKVLDMYEAVRDTSQVIEAFMSADEPAAAEHHSHHSGLAELKSEIAAVRSQLGESAVAIFRELESSIRADAGKQPVPSGVVHPLTPYVMNYLKYACEYNSTLEQVFRELHHGNRDDSNPFAADSATSSERVELCGKERNFPNPKKIRSKY; encoded by the coding sequence atggccgacgccttgGTGGCCGCTGGGTACATGACGGAGTGCTCGCAGATGTTCCTGGTGGCGCGGCGGAACGCGTTCGACTCGACGCTGCAGGGGCTGGGCTACGAGAAGTCCAACATCGACGACGTGGTGAAGATGACGTGGGAGGCGCTAGAGGCGGTGATCGTGACGTGGACCAAGGCGTTCCGGCACGCCATCAATGTCGGCCTGTCCACGGAGCACGAACTGTGCACCCGCGTCTTCGCCGGCCGCCACGCCGCCGTGGGGCACGACATCTTCGTGGACCTGTCCCGCTGCGTGATGCTGCACATGCTCAGCTTCACGGAGGCCGTGGCCATGATCAAGCGCACCAcgaagaagctcttcaaggtgCTCGACATGTACGAGGCAGTCCGCGACACGTCCCAGGTCATCGAGGCCTTCATGTCCGCCGACGAGCCGGCGGCCGCCGAGCACCACAGCCATCACTCGGGGCTGGCGGAGCTCAAGTCCGAGATCGCCGCCGTGCGGTCCCAGCTCGGCGAGTCCGCCGTCGCCATCTTCCGCGAGCTGGAGAGCTCGATCCGCGCCGACGCCGGCAAGCAGCCGGTGCCCAGCGGCGTGGTGCACCCGCTGACCCCCTACGTGATGAACTACCTCAAGTACGCGTGCGAGTACAACAGCACGCTGGAGCAGGTGTTCCGCGAGCTCCACCACGGCAATCGAGACGACAGCAACCCGTTCGCGGCGGATTCCGCAACGTCCTCCGAGCGCGTAGAGTTATGCGGAAAGGAGAGGAATTTCCCAAATCCTAAAAAAATTAGGAGTAaatattag